One window of the Mixophyes fleayi isolate aMixFle1 chromosome 6, aMixFle1.hap1, whole genome shotgun sequence genome contains the following:
- the DNAAF19 gene encoding dynein axonemal assembly factor 19 — translation MNDSEALDFRELERELANAVAADQKYQRENDAKFRAIHQKVASYEEFRDIVLASNLKPLERKDKIGGDRKQPWNPTATTNSLSREPACTMLQDALSEPKNAFEFTRNWRRIEGKKRYDFLLQIGAKKLSCIFHTEVCSGLVGEFLLVLEENLQSIHLEEVMEILQCLAETQRFDLNLLFLSKLENERCKELFVKLQIVVNDKNEIYEGRNTVLKQLMGLYKISV, via the exons ATGAATGATTCAGAAGCACTTGATTTTCGTGAACTGGAAAGGGAGTTGGCCAATGCTGTGGCCGCAGACCAGAAGTATCAGAGGGAGAATGATGCCAAGTTCCGTGCCATCCATCAGAAAGTGGCATCGTATGAGGAATTCAG AGATATTGTATTAGCATCTAACCTGAAACCCTTGGAGCGGAAGGACAAGATTGGAGGCGATAGGAAGCAGCCATGGAACCCGACTGCCACAACAAACAGCTTGTCCAGAGAGCCAGCTTGTACCATGTTACAG GATGCACTGTCAGAGCCAAAAAACGCATTTGAGTTTACCCGCAACTGGCGCAGAATAGAAGGGAAGAAAAGATACGACTTTCTCTTGCAAATTGGAGCCAAGAAGTTATCGTGTATTTTCCACACAGAAGTGTGCTCTGGACTGGTGGGAGAGTTTCTCCTTGTGCTGGAGGAGAACTTGCAGAGCATTCATCTAGAGGAAGTGATGGAGATCTTACAGTGCCTGGCAGAGACACAACGCTTCGACCTcaacctcctcttcctcagcaaACTGGAGAATGAACGCTGTAAAGAACTATTTGTGAAGCTGCAGATTGTAGTAAATGACAAAAATGAAATCTATGAAGGAAGGAACACCGTGCTAAAGCAATTAATGGGTCTTTACAAGATCAGTGTGTGA
- the FAM187A gene encoding Ig-like V-type domain-containing protein FAM187A: MLLSSPHLFFVVAALFLLYLTPASSFEMVEKDDIYRLVPCPAFLVFDTAAYLSDMTFELPCRCKPEQINSVVWYYKKNLANDFTQVLTDFNGTTQVDSEDIRSGYDLLLRFSIRMFSLIVFRAQKEDSGHYICGTREGQYFYGYSVDIQESQKAYIAFEDQNGHPQQDLVMKDFVSFTAFWHWTVCDRCDVRGEQRRLGLCYIKSVYLNLRYRVTQDDVASCGSDAVPARFKKLISGRRPEIIIRSCMSPCNKPKKGILGKVYNIMNSVIKLKDRIPWFPKVPTQMHTHSLGSSLIIGCPGAKPEHAVAWDKGNQRLYRTEYLIGKNNSMRVYIDHGNHLNFRFIQRNDKGVYYCWLQGKMKAGFRLAVQTDTGRKRTFTDAESIFAMKVIGMSYLFFTIIFLFIQCGKCCSYNFRCLPLI, encoded by the coding sequence ATGCTTCTCAGTAGTCCTCACCTTTTTTTTGTTGTAGCTGCTCTATTCCTCCTATATCTTACTCCAGCAAGCAGTTTTGAGATGGTAGAAAAAGATGACATCTACAGGTTGGTTCCCTGCCCAGCATTCTTAGTGTTTGATACAGCTGCATATCTTTCAGACATGACCTTCGAGCTTCCTTGCCGTTGCAAGCCTGAGCAGATAAACTCTGTAGTGTGGTACTATAAAAAGAACTTGGCTAATGATTTCACCCAGGTGCTCACAGACTTTAACGGTACAACCCAAGTCGATAGTGAAGACATTCGTAGTGGCTATGATCTCCTGCTGAGGTTCAGTATCCGAATGTTCAGCCTAATTGTCTTTAGGGCACAAAAAGAAGATTCGGGGCACTACATATGTGGTACGAGGGAGGGGCAGTATTTTTATGGATACAGTGTTGACATTCAGGAATCCCAAAAAGCATATATTGCGTTTGAAGACCAGAATGGTCACCCACAACAAGATCTGGTAATGAAAGACTTTGTATCCTTCACTGCTTTTTGGCATTGGACCGTATGTGATCGCTGTGATGTGAGAGGTGAGCAAAGGAGACTTGGCTTATGCTATATCAAGAGTGTCTACCTTAACCTAAGATATCGTGTTACCCAGGATGATGTGGCTTCTTGTGGATCCGATGCTGTTCCAGCAAGATTTAAAAAATTGATTTCTGGTCGGAGACCAGAGATCATTATCAGGAGTTGCATGTCTCCATGCAACAAACCTAAAAAGGGCATCCTAGGTAAGGTCTACAATATAATGAACAGCGTGATCAAACTTAAGGATCGTATTCCCTGGTTTCCCAAGGTACCAACTCAAATGCACACTCACTCTTTAGGCAGCAGCCTGATCATTGGATGTCCAGGAGCCAAACCAGAACATGCTGTGGCTTGGGATAAAGGTAACCAAAGGCTTTATCGCACAGAGTACCTAATTGGGAAGAATAACTCTATGAGAGTGTACATAGACCATGGAAACCATCTGAACTTTCGTTTTATTCAACGCAATGACAAAGGAGTGTACTATTGCTGGCTTCAGGGGAAGATGAAGGCTGGATTCAGGTTGGCTGTGCAAACGGACACTGGACGGAAACGTACTTTCACCGACGCCGAGTCTATCTTTGCCATGAAAGTCATTGGCATGAGTTATCTCTTTTTCACTATCATCTTCTTGTTCATCCAATGTGGAAAGTGCTGCTCCTACAACTTCAGGTGTTTGCCACTCATCTGA